A stretch of Blastocatellia bacterium DNA encodes these proteins:
- a CDS encoding metallophosphoesterase family protein — protein sequence MANKETLQRVGTIGDIHGEAKNLKIALEFLSQANVDQIMSVGDIIDGKTPQDVIECLDLLQTYKVLTVSGNHERWIIKGQNMLLPDATHWQELNEKSQKFIKKLPATREFDTERGRLLLCHGLGSNDMVGVWPGDYGVALEYNLDLLRLTMEGLYKFVINGHTHARMVRAFDSVTIINAGTLVDKQSPCFLVADFTVGYVQFYDIRQDEVIEARKVAI from the coding sequence ATGGCAAATAAAGAAACCTTGCAGCGTGTTGGTACAATAGGCGATATTCATGGCGAAGCTAAAAACTTAAAAATTGCTTTAGAATTTTTAAGCCAAGCTAATGTAGATCAAATAATGTCTGTAGGTGATATTATTGACGGAAAAACGCCTCAAGATGTCATAGAATGTCTAGATTTACTTCAAACTTATAAAGTGCTTACTGTGTCAGGTAATCATGAACGCTGGATTATAAAAGGTCAAAATATGCTATTGCCTGATGCTACACATTGGCAAGAACTTAATGAAAAATCCCAAAAATTTATAAAAAAACTGCCTGCAACTAGGGAATTTGACACTGAGCGGGGTCGATTATTACTTTGTCATGGCTTGGGTAGTAATGATATGGTAGGCGTTTGGCCCGGAGATTATGGAGTAGCCCTAGAATATAATTTAGACCTTTTACGCCTTACTATGGAAGGTCTTTATAAATTTGTTATCAATGGACATACTCATGCAAGAATGGTAAGAGCTTTTGATAGTGTAACAATTATTAATGCAGGTACTTTAGTTGATAAACAAAGTCCTTGTTTTTTAGTTGCTGATTTTACAGTTGGTTATGTCCAATTCTATGACATTAGACAAGATGAAGTAATTGAAGCTAGAAAGGTTGCAATTTAA